The following is a genomic window from Devosia neptuniae.
ATGCTGGTCGGGTGCTTCGGGCCATAAAGCGGCCAGCGCCTTGGGCACCACGGCCGGCCACAGGCTCGGCTCCACCCGGCCCAGATGCTGCAACAGGGCATGCAGCGCAATGCCTTCCTTGCGCGCCGCTTCGGCATCGCGCAGCTGTTCGGCCAGGCTATCGAGAGCCACGGCTGGCGCCACATGGCTGCGGGCCGACGAGGGGGCAACCAGTTTTGCCACCTTGGGCGCCGGCACCGCCGCAAAGGCCTGGGGCAGGCTGGCAGCGGCGGGCGTTTCGACCAGCCGCTTGACCGGTTGCGGCGCCTCCCGGTCGCGCGGATAGATCAGCGCGGTCTCGCGGCCATCCCCGTCGAGCACGATTTCGGCGTCCGCGCGGAGCGCTCGCTCGATGGCCTGATACCAGGTGCCCTCGAGCTGCCGTTCGGGTTTTGCCGAGGGGGTCAGCGCACCGGTGACGTAGAGTTCGTCTTCGGCCCGGGTCATGGCGACATAGAGCCGGCGCCAATATTCCTTGGCTAGGTTGGCCTCGACCTGGCTCTTTACCCCAAGGCTGCCCGGCACATGGTTCTTGCTGCCCGAGGCATGTACCAGCAGCGGGCCGGGCGCCTCGGTCAACAGGTAAACCGGCCGATTGACCTGATTGCCCTGCGGCTTGCTCGCCGCATCGGCCAGGATAACGATTGGGGCCTCGAGCCCCTTGGCGCCATGCACCGTCATCACCCGCACGCCATTGCCGGCCTCGGCCAGCTCGCGCTTTATCGAGGCCGCGCTTTGCCGCATGGCGACGACAAAGCCCTGCAGCGATGGCTGCGCCCCCTGCTCATGAGCCAGCGCCAGTTCCAGCAATTCGGCGAAGACCTCGTCTACTTCCTCGCCCAGCCGGGCGTGAAAGCGCCGCAGCCCGCCCTCGGCGTAGAGCACCTGGGTCAGGAATTCGAATGGTCGCTCGAAATCCAGTTCGCCGCGCCAGCGCGACAGGGCCCGATAGGCCTCGGCACAGCCCGGCGTGGTCGCGGTTTCCAGCGCCTGCCACAGCGTGCGGCCTTTCTCGCGCGGCTGGGCCAGCGCGAACAGCTCCTCCTCCCCGATGTCGAACAAAGGCGAGCGCAGCAGCGCGGCCAATTGCAAGCTATCGGCCGGATTGAGCAGCACATCGCACAGCGCCAAGAGATCCAGCACCGCGATATGGTCGGACACGGCCAGCCGGTCGGCGCCGGGCGTCGGCAATCCCGCCTGCCGCAGCGCGCGGATCACCTCCTGGAACACCGCCCCGCGCGATTGCACCAAGATCAGCACGTCATTGGGCCGCACCGGGCGGCCGCGATTGGTCAGCGGCCGCTTGGTGTCGATCCAGCCCTTGATTTCCCGCGCAATGCGCTCGGCGACCTGACGCGGCGCAGTTTTTTCGCCGCCCTCGGCCGGCTCTGTCGGCCATTCCCCGGCATCACCTGCCGAAGTGGCCTGTTGCAGTGGCGGCCACAAGCACACGCTGCCGCCCTTGGTGGGTCGGCTGGTGTCGTGATGCACCTTCTCGCTTTCGAGCAGCGCGTCCTGGATATTGGGATCGTCGCTGACCTTGTCTACCGCCGCCAGCACTTCGGGCAGGGTGCGAAAGCTCATATGCAGCCGCAGCGGCAGGAAGGGCACCTCAACCTCGGCAGCGCGGCGACGGAACAGCTCGCCGGTCGCGCCAAACAGGGTCGGCTCGGCCCCCTGGAACGAATAGATCGACTGTTTCTGGTCGCCCACTGCGAACAACGAGCGCAGCCGCGTCACGTCACCGGCGCCATTGAAGAATTCGTCGGCAATGGCCCGCACCACCCGCCATTGCTCGGGATTGGTATCCTGGCTTTCATCGACCAGGATATGATCGATGCCGGTATCGAGCTTGTACTGCACCCAAGGCCCGGCATCGGGATTTTCCAGCAGGTCACCCAGCTTTTCAACCAGATCGTCGAAATCGAGCAGCGAGCGCGCGCGTTTGTGCGCCTGATAGCGGGAGGCAATCAGCGCCACCACGTCAAGCAGCGCCTCGCTGCGTTCGACCAGCAGTGCCGTGCTGAGCGCATCGACCAGCGCCGTAACACGGGCCTGCTCGGCTTCGAGCAAGGTCACGATATCGGGGCGGTCCGCCTGCTGCTTGGCGGTCAGCAGCTTGCGGGCCGTGCCCTTGTCGGTGAGGAAGGCCGTGCGCAAGGTGCCGCCATCGATCGCATCGGGGTCCAGCCGTGCCAGCAGATCCACGAAGCGATTGTTGCCGCTGGGATCGCCGCCGAACAGCCGCACGATCTCCCTGATCCCCTCCGGCGTCAGCAGGCTTTGCTCGACCAATTGCCGCTGCAGCCCGGCCGAACTCTCCCCACTATGCCCCACCAGCTGGCGCAGATTGGCCTTGGCGCGCGGGATGTCGGCCAGCACTGCCTTGAGCTTGCGCCCATCACCCAGCGCCAATTCGATGGCGTCACTTAGCGCAAAGTCGCTGAGCAGGCCGAACAGCGTCTCGACCGCTGCCGTCGCGCCCTCGCCGCGCAGGCCTTGCGCCAGCACGGCCTCGCGCGTCTGCGTCAGCAGCTGGATGCGTTCCTCATCCTCGATCACCTTGAAATCGAAGGGCACGCCCGCTTCGAGCGGAAAGCGATGCAGCACCGATTCGCAGAAGGCGTGGATGGTGACGATCTTGAGCCCGCCCGGCGTCTCCAGCGCCTGGGCAAACAGGGTCCGCGCCCGCTCGACCAGCGCGGGCCGATAGGCATTGGCTTCGATCTCCTTGAGCTCCCGCACCAGTTCGGGCTCGGGCAGGGTGGCCCAGCGGGCCAGTTCCCGCGCCAGCCGGCCGCGCATTTCGGCCGCCGCCGCCTTGGTATAGGTGAGGCACAGGATGGATTGTGGTGTAGCTCCGGCCAGCAGCAGCCGCAGCACGCGCCGGGTCAACACAAAAGTCTTGCCCGAGCCAGCATTGGCCGACACCCAGATCGACAGGTTCGGGTCCGCTGCTTTTGCCTGATTGGTGCGGGTCTCTGGGGAAATGACGGGTTTACCGCGCTCGCTCAAAAGCCGTCCTCCTCGTCTTCGTCCACCGCGGTCCACTCGTCGACCCGCGCCAGATGGTCATAGGCGCCGGGGAACCGTTGCGTCTTGAGCGGCAGGATACGGGCCGGCATGGGCATCTGGTTGAACAGGAAAAAATCCACATGGCGCTGCATGCGCTCGGCAATATCCTGCGCCGCACTCATGATGGTGTGGCCCTCGCCCAGCGAAAAATCCTTGGGGCTGAAGGCCTCGGGCCCCAGCCCAACCTTGATATAGGTCAGTCGCGACGTGTCGGCCGGCGGCACGCCCGCCATGGCGCCCGCGCGCGCCATCTGCGCCTCGAGCAGCATTTGCGGCGCCTCGAACGCCTTCATTGCCCCCGGCGTGGGGAGCGAGCCGGTCTTGAAGTCGAGGATCTGCAAGGTGCCGTCGAGCATTTCATCGACCCGGTCGGCCCGCCCCTTGAGGGTAAAACCGGTGGGCAGCGGCCACAGCCCCGCGATCTCGGCATGGCGCCGCAAGACCTCGACATTGCGGGCGCGCTCGAAATCGAGGAATTGCCGCGCCGCCGTCTCGAAGCGCCGGATCCAGATGTCACGCCGCTCAGCAATGCCTTCGAGCCCCGAAAAGGCCTCCACCGCGAATTGCCGCAACAGCGCGGCGGCATTGGCGACCATCACGTCATGCCCCTCCTCGACAAAGCGGGCGAGGATGTC
Proteins encoded in this region:
- the addA gene encoding double-strand break repair helicase AddA, whose product is MSERGKPVISPETRTNQAKAADPNLSIWVSANAGSGKTFVLTRRVLRLLLAGATPQSILCLTYTKAAAAEMRGRLARELARWATLPEPELVRELKEIEANAYRPALVERARTLFAQALETPGGLKIVTIHAFCESVLHRFPLEAGVPFDFKVIEDEERIQLLTQTREAVLAQGLRGEGATAAVETLFGLLSDFALSDAIELALGDGRKLKAVLADIPRAKANLRQLVGHSGESSAGLQRQLVEQSLLTPEGIREIVRLFGGDPSGNNRFVDLLARLDPDAIDGGTLRTAFLTDKGTARKLLTAKQQADRPDIVTLLEAEQARVTALVDALSTALLVERSEALLDVVALIASRYQAHKRARSLLDFDDLVEKLGDLLENPDAGPWVQYKLDTGIDHILVDESQDTNPEQWRVVRAIADEFFNGAGDVTRLRSLFAVGDQKQSIYSFQGAEPTLFGATGELFRRRAAEVEVPFLPLRLHMSFRTLPEVLAAVDKVSDDPNIQDALLESEKVHHDTSRPTKGGSVCLWPPLQQATSAGDAGEWPTEPAEGGEKTAPRQVAERIAREIKGWIDTKRPLTNRGRPVRPNDVLILVQSRGAVFQEVIRALRQAGLPTPGADRLAVSDHIAVLDLLALCDVLLNPADSLQLAALLRSPLFDIGEEELFALAQPREKGRTLWQALETATTPGCAEAYRALSRWRGELDFERPFEFLTQVLYAEGGLRRFHARLGEEVDEVFAELLELALAHEQGAQPSLQGFVVAMRQSAASIKRELAEAGNGVRVMTVHGAKGLEAPIVILADAASKPQGNQVNRPVYLLTEAPGPLLVHASGSKNHVPGSLGVKSQVEANLAKEYWRRLYVAMTRAEDELYVTGALTPSAKPERQLEGTWYQAIERALRADAEIVLDGDGRETALIYPRDREAPQPVKRLVETPAAASLPQAFAAVPAPKVAKLVAPSSARSHVAPAVALDSLAEQLRDAEAARKEGIALHALLQHLGRVEPSLWPAVVPKALAALWPEAPDQHARIGAKAVSILTKPDLAPLFAANSRAEVPFSVAAQRDGTPIRLAGRIDRLVIDDSRLLVIDYKSDMSVPGGPEDVPEPYLTQLGLYALVADQLFPGHSVEAAILWTGLESLMILPSDHLRAATGGFTLQ